In the genome of Desulfovibrio desulfuricans, one region contains:
- a CDS encoding ATP-binding protein — protein MLRESLKKSKKMPWLAIAASLAWLVLTGVLYRQAVQVNAEHSLELEHTRLSTMAQQLMDARNWNAAHGGVYVAQSEYGQPNPWLPESERTVKTQDGRSLVLVNPAYMSRQLAERSSREGVSISIISNAPLRPENMADVWERSALARCADETPEVFTPPRQGDGQSLRLLSVLMAQQSCLRCHAGRKVGDVLGAISVSQDATQFQKSLEKQRHNMRLLYGLLAVTGVLAIGGITLNLTRRRWLAEEASRMKSAFMGHLSHDMRTPLTAIVGMSELAQKKNLPEQERNRALNYLVQAAEALHEMVGDIMDHAALEQGAPSLQAAPFNLRQCLADCVELYRPISENKSITLTLGLDKNLPTCAVGDSFRLRQALGNIISNAVKFTQTGSVRVFATGIENTPAQLRLAIAVTDTGPGLAQEDQARVFESFQRGRDSAHTPGTGLGLNIARTLARLMGGDVHLVSRPGQGACFTLEVLLQQCTQSQNSEADRQEDAAGQNQRAPLQGKKVLVAEDTTSIAYALRQMLLGMGAEPLAVASGESALQTLADPRQGPWDMVILDSRLPGLSGLEVLSAIRQGETLAQRQMLAVIYTATSSSEFVQTCRKLGADGVFLKPLSFEQLRSQLERIVAERDYARHGPASQPADDKNAINNGAVNSSALQRDEAIQSGNVVWNRNAALADLDNDEAVLQNLVDVLAHELTERLAALDAALADGNAEQVRRTAHACKNSAGIMRLDQLRAAASAAESASGDSIAPAAQTLRQAILEARQALAADAAK, from the coding sequence ATGCTGCGCGAATCATTAAAGAAGTCAAAAAAAATGCCGTGGCTGGCCATTGCGGCCAGTCTTGCCTGGCTTGTGCTGACCGGGGTGCTGTACAGACAGGCCGTGCAGGTCAATGCCGAACACAGTCTTGAACTTGAGCATACACGACTCTCAACGATGGCGCAGCAATTAATGGACGCCAGAAACTGGAATGCCGCACACGGCGGCGTCTATGTGGCGCAAAGCGAGTACGGCCAGCCCAACCCGTGGCTGCCCGAGTCGGAGCGCACGGTCAAAACCCAGGATGGCCGCAGCCTTGTGCTGGTCAACCCCGCCTATATGAGCCGCCAGCTGGCGGAACGCAGCTCGCGCGAAGGCGTGAGCATCAGCATCATCAGCAACGCCCCGCTGCGGCCCGAAAATATGGCCGATGTCTGGGAGCGCTCAGCATTGGCCCGTTGCGCCGACGAAACACCCGAAGTCTTTACGCCGCCCCGGCAGGGCGACGGGCAAAGCCTGCGGCTCTTGAGCGTGCTCATGGCCCAGCAAAGCTGCCTGCGCTGCCATGCTGGCAGAAAGGTGGGGGATGTGCTGGGCGCCATCAGCGTGAGCCAGGACGCGACCCAGTTTCAGAAAAGCCTGGAAAAACAGCGTCACAACATGCGCCTGTTGTACGGGTTGCTTGCCGTTACTGGCGTCCTCGCCATTGGCGGCATCACCCTCAACCTCACGCGCAGGCGCTGGCTGGCCGAAGAAGCCAGCCGCATGAAGAGCGCATTTATGGGGCACCTGAGCCACGACATGCGTACGCCCCTCACGGCCATAGTGGGCATGAGCGAGCTGGCCCAAAAAAAGAATCTGCCCGAGCAGGAGCGCAACCGCGCCCTCAATTATCTGGTACAGGCTGCTGAGGCCCTGCACGAAATGGTAGGCGACATCATGGACCACGCTGCGCTTGAGCAGGGCGCGCCGTCCCTGCAGGCGGCTCCGTTCAACCTGCGTCAGTGCCTGGCCGACTGCGTGGAGCTCTACCGGCCCATCTCGGAAAACAAATCAATAACTCTTACGCTGGGGCTGGACAAAAACCTGCCCACCTGCGCCGTGGGCGACAGTTTTCGCCTGCGACAGGCGCTCGGCAATATCATCAGCAATGCGGTGAAATTTACGCAGACAGGCTCTGTACGGGTGTTTGCGACAGGCATTGAAAATACCCCCGCGCAGCTGCGGCTGGCCATAGCAGTGACGGATACCGGCCCTGGCCTCGCACAGGAGGATCAGGCCCGCGTGTTCGAGAGCTTTCAGCGGGGGCGCGACAGCGCCCACACGCCAGGCACAGGCCTGGGCCTGAACATCGCGCGTACGCTGGCAAGGCTCATGGGCGGGGATGTGCATCTGGTCTCACGCCCCGGGCAGGGAGCCTGTTTTACGCTGGAGGTTCTGCTGCAGCAGTGCACCCAAAGTCAGAACAGCGAGGCGGACAGGCAGGAAGACGCCGCAGGGCAGAATCAACGCGCGCCCCTGCAGGGCAAAAAAGTGCTGGTGGCCGAGGACACCACGTCCATTGCCTACGCCCTCAGGCAGATGCTGCTGGGCATGGGGGCCGAACCGCTGGCCGTCGCAAGCGGTGAAAGCGCGCTGCAAACACTTGCCGATCCAAGGCAGGGGCCGTGGGATATGGTCATCCTCGACAGCCGGTTGCCCGGCTTGAGCGGCCTGGAAGTACTGAGCGCCATTCGCCAGGGCGAAACCCTGGCCCAACGTCAAATGCTTGCCGTCATCTATACTGCTACCAGCAGCAGCGAATTTGTGCAGACCTGCAGAAAGCTGGGGGCGGATGGCGTATTTTTGAAGCCACTGAGTTTTGAGCAATTGCGCAGCCAGCTGGAAAGAATTGTCGCAGAAAGGGATTATGCCCGGCACGGGCCTGCCTCGCAGCCTGCGGACGACAAAAACGCAATAAACAATGGCGCTGTGAATAGTTCTGCATTGCAGCGAGATGAAGCCATTCAAAGTGGTAACGTGGTATGGAACCGCAACGCGGCGCTTGCAGACCTCGACAATGACGAGGCTGTACTGCAAAACCTTGTGGATGTGCTGGCGCACGAGCTGACAGAGCGGCTCGCCGCACTGGACGCGGCCCTTGCCGACGGTAATGCCGAGCAGGTGCGCCGCACGGCGCATGCCTGTAAAAATTCGGCGGGCATCATGCGGCTTGATCAGCTGCGAGCGGCAGCCAGCGCGGCTGAGAGCGCGTCAGGCGACAGCATTGCGCCAGCCGCGCAAACGCTCAGGCAGGCCATACTTGAGGCCAGGCAGGCGCTCGCCGCCGACGCGGCGAAATAA
- a CDS encoding sigma-54-dependent transcriptional regulator: MARVLVVDDEGLMRTMVQVVCNRMGHETLLAGCIQDALRMAVEPVDVVLLDVWLPDGNGLEYQADFAHLPGGPDVVVITGNGDGDNAEAALRSGAWEFLTKPLQMRDIEQCLRQVLQFRQNRSPAAESLVVDSGHVLGAGPGMSRALKLLAQAAKSEVNVLLLGETGVGKELFARALFRNSGRAAKPFITVDCASLPETLVESHLFGHSRGAFTGADRARDGLLLAADKGTLFLDEVGDLPQPMQGVFLRALEQRRFRPVGEVREVSSDFRLVAATNKNLEQMARENNFRADLLYRLQGITIVIPPLRERLDEIPALARQGIARFCLASDQPEKSLSNEALNMLLEYAWPGNVRELNHCLERACLAAGKSDLLLPAHLPTRMRVASVRRRLRQGLAEPERANEMLLATDATPVANGAAGHTLSAGADNTQPSLREWKSQAEKAYVRQVWDMSGEDVRKAAEVAGISRGHWYELMKKIGL; encoded by the coding sequence ATGGCCAGAGTCCTCGTGGTGGATGACGAAGGTCTCATGCGCACCATGGTGCAGGTGGTTTGCAACCGTATGGGGCACGAGACGCTGCTGGCAGGCTGCATTCAGGACGCCCTGCGCATGGCGGTGGAGCCAGTGGACGTGGTGCTGCTTGACGTCTGGCTTCCTGACGGCAATGGTCTGGAATATCAGGCAGATTTTGCGCATCTGCCCGGCGGCCCCGATGTGGTGGTCATTACGGGCAACGGCGACGGCGACAATGCCGAGGCCGCGCTGCGCTCTGGCGCGTGGGAGTTTTTGACCAAACCCCTGCAGATGCGCGACATCGAGCAGTGTCTGCGGCAGGTGCTGCAGTTCAGGCAAAACCGCTCTCCAGCGGCGGAATCGCTGGTGGTGGACAGCGGCCATGTTCTGGGGGCCGGGCCTGGCATGAGCCGCGCGCTCAAGTTGCTGGCGCAGGCGGCAAAAAGCGAAGTAAACGTACTTTTGCTGGGTGAAACAGGCGTAGGCAAGGAGTTGTTTGCGCGGGCGCTGTTTCGCAACAGCGGGCGTGCCGCCAAGCCCTTTATAACGGTAGACTGCGCCTCGCTGCCCGAAACCTTGGTGGAGAGCCATTTGTTTGGCCACAGCCGGGGGGCCTTTACTGGCGCCGACAGGGCGCGGGACGGCTTGCTGCTGGCTGCCGACAAGGGCACGCTGTTTCTTGACGAGGTGGGCGACTTGCCGCAGCCCATGCAGGGGGTGTTTTTGCGTGCGCTGGAGCAGCGCCGCTTTCGGCCTGTGGGCGAGGTGCGCGAGGTGAGCAGCGACTTCAGGCTGGTGGCGGCCACCAATAAAAACCTGGAGCAAATGGCCAGGGAAAACAACTTTCGGGCAGACCTGCTGTACCGGTTGCAGGGCATAACCATTGTCATCCCTCCTCTGCGTGAAAGGCTGGACGAAATACCGGCTCTCGCCCGGCAGGGCATAGCCCGTTTTTGTCTTGCCAGCGACCAGCCTGAAAAAAGTCTCTCCAACGAAGCCCTGAATATGCTGCTGGAATACGCCTGGCCCGGCAATGTGCGCGAGCTGAACCACTGCCTTGAGCGCGCCTGTCTGGCGGCGGGCAAAAGTGATCTGCTGCTGCCCGCGCATCTGCCCACCCGCATGAGGGTCGCCAGCGTGCGTCGTCGTCTGCGGCAGGGGCTCGCTGAACCAGAGCGGGCAAACGAAATGCTGCTGGCTACGGATGCCACGCCCGTCGCAAACGGGGCCGCAGGGCATACGCTGTCAGCTGGGGCCGACAATACGCAGCCCAGCCTGCGAGAATGGAAATCGCAAGCGGAAAAAGCCTACGTGCGGCAGGTGTGGGATATGAGCGGCGAGGACGTGCGCAAGGCTGCGGAAGTTGCAGGTATTTCACGCGGACACTGGTATGAACTGATGAAAAAAATTGGGTTGTAG
- a CDS encoding UvrD-helicase domain-containing protein has protein sequence MNFIADLHIHSRFSRATSKALNPRHLAAWARCKGINVLGTGDFTHPQWRAELAEQLVLDENSGLYRLAVEPETLDFMDPTASPGLRASEAPLFMLQTEISSIYKRGGQVRKVHNLVFVPTLEDAERLSLRLAQIGNLNADGRPILGLDSRDLLEIMLECAPGSVMIPAHVWTPWFALFGSKSGFDRLEDCYGDLSEHIFALETGLSSDPAMNRLISRLDGYALVSNSDAHSGPNLGREANLFAGQPSYAGVFAALRASARREDQSGLDCRFLGTMEFYPDEGKYHLDGHRACNVVLEPKDSLALGNICPVCGKPLTVGVLHRVLELADRDTPAQLLHEPEVRPLIPLAEVVGEILGVGPSSRRVQERYSRLLRELGPELDILCRLPEADIRAHWEPLGEAVARMRRGQVYRQGGYDGEYGIVRVFAPEELADARGALPGVKAPARRGRKKAGAAADDASAQGSVRVRRASLPLADGTVDAANLLAVRAAAKPDCPARVFAYSAEQQAALTSGPAPVLVLAGPGAGKTRVLVGRLQWLAGQGVDMRRVLAVTFTRRAADELRERLSGAFWAADQSTLPQCDTLHGMAWAAMRETCEGIPPLLLGEDAALNLFRLANPALEAREARDLWDQLALARERASLADAQTNSPLARAATNYAARKNAGQRYVDYADLLDWWLAHARAQAANPLDANARPLHVLVDEVQDLSAVQLAIVRALLPADGTGFFGIGDPDQAIYGFRGVTGQSEASLRACWPGLDVHRLGQSFRSSQSVLDMARSLLLQKGQCGPLQAAQQLTADLRLFSAPDEHAEARWVAERVRRLLGATAHTLMDRQDPDDLHGLAGTLAPGDVAVLVRLKAQIAPLRAALEQAGIPCAAPSQDAFWQDPACARLLDMLAVACGFAQFFAESQDQTYRLPEHWAAQTMPAPEGMVAWLASQPWAGELFTSGHSWRQLCRVWKQSGSWPAFFEQLAWLREAELVRGKAEHVQILTLHASKGLEFQAVFIPGLEDGLLPLRRERLFPTEGTSCGESQQNEAEERRLLYVGLTRAARALFLSHCAQRSLYGRTLQLQPSPFIGQIREFCRHSALAEHTRKAQKQISLF, from the coding sequence ATGAATTTTATAGCTGATCTGCACATCCATTCCCGGTTTTCGCGCGCCACAAGCAAGGCGCTCAATCCCCGTCATCTGGCCGCCTGGGCGCGTTGCAAGGGCATCAACGTACTGGGCACGGGCGACTTTACCCACCCCCAGTGGCGGGCGGAACTGGCGGAACAGCTCGTGCTCGACGAGAATTCCGGCCTCTACCGTCTGGCGGTGGAGCCGGAAACGCTGGACTTCATGGACCCGACGGCAAGCCCCGGCTTGCGTGCGTCCGAAGCTCCGCTGTTCATGCTGCAGACCGAGATCAGCTCCATCTACAAGCGCGGCGGTCAGGTGCGCAAGGTCCACAACCTCGTGTTTGTTCCCACGCTTGAGGATGCGGAGCGGCTTTCGCTGCGCCTGGCCCAGATAGGCAACCTCAACGCCGACGGACGGCCCATTCTGGGGCTGGACTCTCGCGATCTGCTTGAAATCATGCTGGAATGCGCGCCCGGTTCGGTGATGATTCCTGCCCATGTGTGGACGCCCTGGTTTGCGCTTTTTGGTTCCAAATCCGGCTTTGACAGGCTGGAGGACTGCTACGGCGACCTTTCGGAGCACATCTTTGCTCTTGAGACCGGCCTGTCGTCCGACCCGGCCATGAACCGCCTTATCAGCAGGCTTGACGGGTACGCCCTCGTATCCAACTCGGACGCGCATTCCGGGCCCAACCTGGGGCGCGAGGCCAATCTTTTTGCGGGTCAGCCGAGCTATGCGGGCGTGTTTGCGGCCTTGCGCGCTTCTGCCCGGCGAGAGGACCAGAGCGGCCTCGACTGCCGTTTTTTGGGCACAATGGAATTCTACCCCGACGAAGGCAAGTACCACCTCGATGGACACCGCGCCTGCAACGTGGTGCTGGAACCCAAAGATTCGCTGGCCCTTGGCAATATCTGCCCCGTCTGCGGCAAACCGCTGACCGTGGGCGTGCTGCACCGCGTGCTTGAGCTGGCCGACCGCGACACCCCGGCGCAGCTCCTGCACGAGCCCGAGGTGCGCCCGCTGATACCGCTGGCCGAGGTGGTGGGCGAAATTCTGGGTGTCGGCCCCTCCTCGCGCCGGGTGCAGGAACGCTACAGCCGTCTTTTGCGTGAGCTTGGGCCGGAGCTGGATATTCTCTGCCGTCTGCCGGAGGCCGACATCCGCGCCCACTGGGAACCGCTGGGCGAGGCCGTGGCCCGCATGCGGCGCGGGCAGGTCTACCGTCAGGGCGGCTATGACGGCGAGTACGGCATTGTGCGGGTTTTTGCCCCAGAGGAGCTGGCAGACGCGCGCGGAGCACTGCCGGGTGTAAAAGCTCCGGCCAGGCGTGGACGCAAAAAGGCCGGTGCAGCAGCGGACGACGCATCCGCTCAAGGTTCGGTACGGGTACGCCGCGCGTCTCTGCCCCTTGCGGACGGAACGGTGGATGCCGCCAATTTATTGGCTGTGCGGGCCGCCGCCAAACCGGACTGCCCGGCGCGGGTGTTTGCCTATTCCGCCGAGCAGCAGGCGGCCCTTACCAGCGGCCCCGCGCCAGTGCTTGTGCTGGCTGGCCCCGGCGCGGGCAAAACCCGCGTACTGGTGGGACGCCTGCAGTGGCTGGCCGGGCAAGGCGTGGACATGCGCAGGGTGCTGGCCGTCACCTTTACCCGGCGTGCCGCTGACGAGCTGCGCGAGAGATTGAGCGGAGCTTTTTGGGCAGCGGATCAAAGCACCCTGCCGCAGTGCGACACCCTGCACGGCATGGCCTGGGCCGCCATGCGCGAGACCTGCGAAGGCATCCCCCCGCTGCTGCTGGGCGAGGATGCCGCGCTCAACCTGTTTCGGCTGGCAAACCCCGCGCTGGAAGCCCGCGAGGCCCGCGACCTGTGGGATCAACTGGCCTTGGCCCGCGAGCGGGCAAGCCTTGCCGACGCACAGACCAACAGCCCGCTGGCCCGTGCCGCAACCAACTATGCGGCCCGCAAAAACGCTGGCCAACGCTATGTGGACTATGCCGACCTGCTGGACTGGTGGCTTGCGCACGCCCGCGCTCAGGCCGCAAACCCTCTGGACGCAAACGCCCGCCCCCTGCATGTGCTTGTGGACGAGGTGCAGGATCTCTCCGCTGTGCAGCTCGCCATTGTACGCGCCCTGCTGCCCGCGGACGGCACGGGTTTTTTTGGCATCGGCGACCCTGATCAGGCAATTTACGGCTTTCGCGGCGTTACGGGGCAAAGCGAAGCCAGTCTGCGCGCCTGTTGGCCGGGCCTCGACGTGCACAGGCTCGGGCAGAGCTTTCGCTCCAGCCAGAGCGTGCTGGACATGGCCCGCAGCCTTTTGCTCCAAAAGGGGCAGTGCGGCCCGTTGCAGGCTGCGCAGCAGCTCACGGCCGACCTGAGGCTTTTTTCCGCCCCTGACGAGCATGCCGAAGCCCGCTGGGTTGCCGAGCGCGTGCGGCGTCTGCTTGGTGCCACCGCCCACACGCTCATGGACAGGCAAGACCCGGACGACCTGCACGGCCTGGCCGGAACCCTTGCACCCGGCGATGTTGCGGTTCTGGTGCGCCTCAAGGCGCAGATCGCCCCCTTGCGCGCTGCCCTTGAACAGGCGGGCATCCCATGCGCAGCGCCATCGCAGGATGCTTTTTGGCAGGATCCCGCTTGCGCCCGCCTGCTGGACATGCTGGCGGTAGCTTGCGGTTTTGCGCAATTTTTTGCCGAATCGCAGGATCAGACCTACCGCCTGCCAGAACACTGGGCAGCCCAGACCATGCCTGCGCCCGAGGGTATGGTTGCATGGCTTGCAAGCCAGCCCTGGGCGGGGGAACTCTTTACCAGCGGGCACAGCTGGCGGCAATTGTGCCGGGTATGGAAGCAGAGCGGCAGCTGGCCTGCATTCTTTGAGCAGCTGGCCTGGCTACGCGAGGCCGAACTTGTGCGCGGAAAAGCCGAGCACGTGCAAATTTTGACCTTGCACGCCTCCAAGGGGCTTGAATTTCAGGCGGTATTTATTCCTGGGCTGGAAGACGGCCTGCTACCGTTGCGGCGCGAGCGGCTCTTCCCCACAGAGGGGACATCCTGCGGGGAAAGCCAACAAAACGAAGCTGAGGAGCGTCGGCTGCTCTATGTGGGCCTGACGCGTGCCGCCCGTGCGCTGTTTCTCAGCCACTGCGCCCAGCGCAGCCTTTATGGCCGCACGCTGCAGCTGCAGCCTTCGCCCTTTATAGGCCAGATACGCGAATTTTGCCGACACAGCGCCCTTGCCGAGCACACCCGCAAGGCGCAAAAGCAGATCAGCCTTTTTTAG
- a CDS encoding methyltransferase domain-containing protein, whose protein sequence is MDTQATIHKARALFPRGLQQPQGSLRFGADALLLAAFAARQVEGLSPARRNALAAAELGCGCGAALLGLALRCDTLKGLGLDREAPLVQAATANAQLLGLADRLHFAQADLADLRQLGRLPEPAGGKPASFDLVLANPPYDVAGRPSPSRMRERALRAAQGESARKNTGADAPEVSLTVFCRAAANLLRHLGYFCCIYDAAALPRLCAALDDAGLGLRGIVPVRAYASRPAMRVLALARKNAAHQCVLEAPLTLHSAQTATDGAHWSARALRFCPWLA, encoded by the coding sequence ATGGACACCCAAGCCACCATCCACAAAGCCCGTGCGCTTTTCCCGCGCGGGCTTCAGCAGCCGCAAGGCAGCTTGCGCTTTGGCGCGGACGCTCTGCTGCTGGCGGCTTTTGCCGCACGGCAGGTGGAAGGCCTAAGCCCGGCCCGGCGCAACGCCCTTGCCGCTGCGGAGCTTGGCTGCGGCTGCGGGGCGGCCCTGCTGGGGCTGGCCCTGCGTTGCGACACGCTCAAAGGCCTTGGGCTGGACAGGGAAGCGCCCCTTGTGCAGGCCGCTACTGCCAATGCGCAGCTTCTTGGCCTTGCGGACAGGCTGCACTTTGCCCAGGCCGACCTGGCTGACCTGCGCCAGCTTGGGCGGCTGCCCGAGCCCGCCGGCGGCAAGCCCGCCAGCTTTGACCTGGTACTGGCAAACCCGCCCTATGACGTGGCGGGCCGTCCCTCGCCTAGCCGGATGCGCGAGCGGGCCCTGCGCGCAGCGCAGGGAGAGAGTGCGCGCAAGAACACTGGGGCTGATGCGCCTGAGGTCTCGCTGACGGTGTTTTGCCGCGCCGCCGCAAACCTGCTGCGGCATCTGGGATATTTTTGCTGTATTTACGACGCTGCAGCACTGCCCCGGCTGTGCGCCGCCCTGGATGACGCGGGGCTTGGCCTGCGCGGCATTGTGCCCGTGCGGGCCTACGCCTCAAGGCCCGCCATGCGCGTTCTTGCGCTGGCCCGCAAAAATGCGGCGCACCAGTGCGTGCTTGAAGCGCCCCTGACGCTGCACAGCGCGCAGACCGCAACCGACGGTGCCCACTGGTCCGCGCGGGCGCTGCGATTTTGCCCCTGGCTGGCTTAA
- a CDS encoding peptidase U32 family protein, with protein sequence MNDTFSPSADNATLTAPTPARPEILAPAGDAPSFLAALAAGADAIYLGLKHFSARMQAENFGLTELSRLTDLAHAENARVYVAMNTLIKPGETSQSYRLAARLARQVRPDGLIVQDLAMLDLARQAGFEGGLFLSTLANLTHPESLLQAKKLGANRVILPRELSIDEIRTMGEACPEGLDLECFVHGALCYCVSGRCYWSSYMGGKSGLRGRCVQPCRRVYRQGGPAAIALIRNAEREEQDRLRSEQSRMDIARKNRTGRDGRDGRGRPDDRDKSDDRRNESFDAPRRQTTRGQVRGKEHNGRWFSCLDLSLDVLAKTLMNIPHLVSWKIEGRKKGPHYVYHVVTAYRMLRDNPGDAQARKTAEEILQMALGRPVTRARFLPQKDHTIPIAPDGQTSSGLLAGKIRIEPEGGVTLKPFFELLPQDYLRVGVEDERWHATLPVTRRIPKGGSLALRLPKHKTPKAGTPVFLIDRREPELMRIIKSWQARLEAMPSRPSKPVETDPRLPKPIKAKPRPDVYVRSSVPHGKETRTSRSQLQGLWLSARSAELSRTVAPRMCWWLPPVIWPDEEETLRRSIGRLWRDGARHFVCNAPWQRGLFPEQLDENADLLAGPFCNAANASALGVLAQMGFAGAFVSPELAQEDMLALPAQSPLPLGAVLSGYWPVGISRFGLLGVKPNEPFLSPMGEPFWARQYGGNIWIYPGWPLDITSKRQELSAAGYGFFAHMQENPPASVPDMRRKSLFNWEGALL encoded by the coding sequence ATGAACGACACATTTTCCCCCTCTGCGGACAACGCAACCCTGACCGCACCCACGCCCGCCCGGCCCGAAATTCTGGCTCCGGCGGGCGACGCGCCTTCATTTCTGGCTGCGCTTGCCGCCGGGGCCGATGCCATCTATCTGGGCCTCAAGCATTTTTCGGCCCGCATGCAGGCAGAAAATTTTGGCCTAACCGAGCTTTCGCGCCTTACCGATCTGGCCCATGCCGAAAACGCTCGCGTCTATGTGGCCATGAATACCCTCATAAAGCCGGGCGAGACCTCGCAGTCATACCGGCTGGCGGCCCGCCTTGCCCGTCAGGTACGCCCCGACGGGCTTATCGTGCAGGATCTGGCCATGCTTGATCTTGCCCGTCAGGCAGGTTTTGAGGGCGGCCTTTTTCTTTCGACCCTGGCCAACCTCACCCACCCCGAAAGCCTGTTGCAGGCCAAAAAACTTGGCGCAAACCGCGTTATCCTGCCGCGCGAGCTTTCCATTGACGAGATACGCACCATGGGCGAGGCCTGCCCCGAAGGCCTTGACCTCGAGTGCTTTGTGCACGGCGCGTTGTGCTACTGCGTTTCCGGCCGCTGCTACTGGTCGAGCTACATGGGCGGCAAAAGCGGTCTGCGCGGGCGTTGCGTGCAGCCCTGCCGCCGCGTGTACCGTCAGGGCGGCCCTGCGGCCATTGCCCTGATCCGCAATGCGGAACGCGAGGAGCAGGACCGCCTGCGCAGCGAACAGTCGCGCATGGACATTGCCCGCAAAAACCGTACCGGGCGCGACGGACGCGATGGACGCGGCAGGCCCGACGACCGGGACAAATCCGACGACCGCAGAAACGAATCGTTTGACGCGCCCCGACGCCAGACCACGCGCGGACAGGTGCGCGGCAAGGAGCACAACGGGCGCTGGTTCTCCTGCCTTGACCTTTCGCTGGATGTGCTGGCCAAAACCCTGATGAACATCCCGCATCTGGTGTCGTGGAAGATCGAAGGCCGCAAAAAAGGCCCGCACTACGTGTACCATGTGGTGACAGCCTACCGCATGCTGCGCGACAACCCCGGCGACGCCCAGGCCCGCAAGACTGCGGAAGAAATACTGCAGATGGCTCTGGGGCGGCCCGTGACCCGCGCGCGCTTTTTGCCGCAAAAGGATCACACCATCCCCATCGCGCCGGACGGCCAGACCAGCTCCGGCCTGCTGGCGGGCAAGATACGCATCGAGCCCGAAGGCGGCGTGACGCTCAAGCCCTTTTTTGAGCTGTTGCCGCAGGACTACCTGCGCGTGGGCGTGGAGGACGAGCGCTGGCACGCCACCCTGCCCGTAACCCGGCGCATCCCCAAGGGCGGCAGCCTTGCCCTGCGCCTGCCCAAGCACAAGACGCCCAAGGCAGGCACGCCGGTTTTTCTTATTGACCGGCGTGAACCGGAGCTTATGCGCATCATCAAGAGCTGGCAGGCACGCCTTGAGGCCATGCCCTCGCGCCCCAGCAAACCGGTAGAAACCGACCCGCGTCTGCCCAAGCCCATCAAGGCCAAGCCCCGGCCAGACGTGTACGTGCGCTCAAGCGTGCCCCACGGCAAGGAGACCCGCACAAGCCGCAGCCAGTTGCAGGGCCTCTGGCTATCGGCGCGCAGCGCGGAGCTCTCGCGCACGGTGGCCCCGCGCATGTGCTGGTGGCTACCGCCTGTTATCTGGCCGGATGAAGAGGAAACCCTGCGCCGTTCCATAGGCAGGCTGTGGCGCGACGGCGCACGGCATTTTGTCTGCAACGCGCCGTGGCAGCGAGGCCTTTTCCCCGAGCAGCTGGACGAAAACGCCGACCTGCTGGCAGGGCCGTTCTGCAATGCGGCCAATGCCTCAGCCCTTGGCGTGCTGGCGCAAATGGGCTTTGCAGGTGCATTTGTGAGCCCCGAGCTGGCGCAGGAAGACATGCTCGCCCTGCCCGCGCAAAGCCCCCTGCCGCTGGGCGCGGTGCTTTCCGGCTACTGGCCCGTGGGCATCAGCCGTTTTGGCCTGCTGGGCGTCAAGCCCAACGAGCCCTTCCTCAGCCCCATGGGCGAACCCTTCTGGGCGCGGCAGTACGGCGGCAATATCTGGATTTATCCTGGCTGGCCGCTGGACATCACCAGCAAACGGCAGGAGCTCTCGGCGGCTGGATACGGCTTTTTTGCGCATATGCAGGAAAACCCGCCCGCCTCTGTGCCCGACATGCGGCGCAAAAGCCTGTTCAACTGGGAGGGGGCGCTGCTGTAG